A genomic region of Paralichthys olivaceus isolate ysfri-2021 chromosome 18, ASM2471397v2, whole genome shotgun sequence contains the following coding sequences:
- the gfi1b gene encoding zinc finger protein Gfi-1b, which produces MPRSFLVKNKRCTSYNVHRSYEEDPKASTETEVTPALHTSETSDGPQSEGEFSPPDGSSFEKEEPELTCPLPVHPEPTRPPAAPTQPYFLTEPHMAEFPPYYKPSYAWEQVPSAFELRQVTFSPTVLQHASNLYGTHISRSPQPQQPLDCSTHYSPTSNTYHCITCDKVFSTPHGLEVHVRRSHSGTRPFGCNICRKTFGHAVSLEQHMNVHSQEKSFECKMCGKSFKRSSTLSTHLLIHSDTRPYPCQYCGKRFHQKSDMKKHTYIHTGEKPHKCQVCGKAFSQSSNLITHSRKHTGFKPFGCDICSKGFQRKVDLRRHHESQHGMK; this is translated from the exons ATGCCCCGGTCATTtctggtgaaaaacaaaaggtgCACGTCCTATAACGTCCACCGTTCCTATGAAGAGGATCCCAAGGCCTCCACAGAGACAG AAGTAACACCAGCGCTTCACACCTCAGAAACTTCAGACGGGCCTCAGTCGGAGGGGGAGTTCTCCCCTCCGGACGGCTCCTCATTTGAGAAGGAAGAGCCAGAGCTCACCTGTCCCTTACCTGTTCATCCAGAGCCAACCaggcctcctgcagctcccaCACAGCCATACTTCCTCACTG AACCTCACATGGCAGAATTCCCCCCCTACTACAAGCCGTCGTACGCCTGGGAGCAGGTGCCTTCAGCCTTCGAGTTGCGTCAGGTGACTTTCAGCCCCACGGTGCTGCAGCATGCCAGCAATCTGTACGGCACCCACATCAGCCGCAGCCCACAGCCTCAGCAGCCTCTGGATTGCAGCACGCACTACTCCCCCACCTCCAACACGTACCACTGCATCACCTGTGACAAG GTGTTCTCAACCCCACACGGACTGGAGGTCCACGTCAGGAGGTCGCACAGCGGAACGAGGCCGTTCGGCTGCAACATCTGCAGAAAAACCTTCGGTCACGCAGTCAGTCTGGAGCAACACATGAATGTCCACTCTCAG GAAAAAAGCTTCGAGTGCAAGATGTGTGGAAAATCGTTCAAGCGCTCGTCCACTCTCTCCACACACCTGCTCATCCACTCGGACACGAGGCCGTACCCCTGCCAGTACTGCGGCAAGAGGTTCCACCAGAAGTCTGACATGAAGAAACACACGTACATTCACACCG GTGAAAAACCTCACAAATGCCAAGTGTGTGGCAAAGCGTTCAGTCAAAGCTCCAACCTGATCACCCACAGCAGGAAACACACGGGATTCAAGCCGTTCGGATGTGACATTTGTTCCAAAGGCTTCCAACGCAAGGTGGATCTCCGTCGGCACCACGAGAGCCAGCACGGCATGAAGTGA